A genomic region of Parus major isolate Abel chromosome 14, Parus_major1.1, whole genome shotgun sequence contains the following coding sequences:
- the GRIFIN gene encoding grifin, whose amino-acid sequence MALRFEALHPEGICPGWSIVVKGETSSSSSMFEINLLCDPGDQIALHFNPRFSSSRIVCNSFLNSHWGQEEVNNTFPFKAKEPFQVEIYSDQDYFHIFINENKVLQYKHRQKNLSSITKLQILNDIDISSVEITKQGLY is encoded by the exons ATGGCACTGCGG TTTGAGGCCCTGCACCCAGAGGGAATCTGTCCTGGATGGAGCATCGTGGTCAAGGGTGAGACCAGTTCCAGTTCAAGCAT gtttgaaattaatttgctctGTGATCCCGGGGATCAAATCGCTCTCCACTTTAACCCTCgcttctccagctccagaaTCGTCTGCAACTCCTTCCTCAACAGCCACTGGGGGCAGGAAGAGGTTAACAACACCTTCCCCTTCAAAGCAAAGGAGCCCTTTCAG GTTGAAATCTACTCTGACCAGGActatttccacattttcatCAATGAAAACAAAGTCCTGCAGTACAAGCATCGGCAGAAGAATCTTTCATCCATCACCAAGCTGCAGATTCTCAATGATATTGACATTTCTTCAGTGGAAATCACCAAACAAGGTCTTTACTAG